One genomic window of Nakamurella panacisegetis includes the following:
- the gnd gene encoding phosphogluconate dehydrogenase (NAD(+)-dependent, decarboxylating) produces MQLGMIGLGRMGANIVRRLMRDGHDCVVYDVSADSIAALEGEGATGTPTLEEFVAKLEKPRVAWVMIPAGITGATVEKLSALLDEGDIIIDGGNSNYRDDVRRAAKLREKGIHYVDIGTSGGVFGLERGYCLMVGGDDSAIATIEPILKTIAPGAGEIERTPGRTGELAPEEQGYLHCGPSGAGHFVKMVHNGIEYGIMAAFAEGLNILDNADAGIRSAEHSAEVAPLEEPEYYQFNVDTPKVAELWRRGSVVSSWLLDLTAAALQANPTLDGLAGRVSDSGEGRWTVKAAIDIGVPVPVLAASLFERFASRGEDHFANQVLSAMRQQFGGHNELPAGDSLEAGSAKSDQVQAKKG; encoded by the coding sequence ATGCAGCTCGGAATGATCGGCCTGGGTCGTATGGGGGCCAATATCGTGCGCCGGCTCATGCGCGATGGACACGACTGCGTGGTCTACGACGTCAGTGCTGATTCGATCGCTGCCCTCGAGGGCGAAGGGGCGACGGGCACTCCGACCCTCGAGGAATTCGTCGCCAAGCTGGAGAAGCCCCGGGTGGCCTGGGTGATGATCCCGGCCGGTATCACCGGGGCCACCGTCGAGAAGCTCTCCGCCCTGCTCGACGAGGGCGACATCATCATCGACGGCGGCAACTCCAACTACCGCGACGACGTGCGGCGGGCCGCGAAACTGCGGGAGAAGGGCATCCACTACGTCGACATCGGTACCAGCGGCGGCGTTTTCGGTCTCGAGCGGGGCTACTGCCTGATGGTTGGAGGCGACGATTCGGCCATCGCGACGATCGAGCCGATCCTGAAGACGATCGCCCCCGGAGCGGGTGAGATCGAGCGCACCCCGGGCCGCACGGGCGAGCTGGCGCCGGAGGAGCAGGGCTACCTGCACTGCGGACCCTCGGGCGCGGGACACTTCGTCAAGATGGTGCACAACGGCATCGAGTACGGGATCATGGCCGCCTTCGCCGAGGGTCTCAACATCCTGGACAACGCCGACGCCGGCATCCGTTCGGCCGAGCACTCGGCCGAGGTGGCTCCACTGGAGGAGCCGGAGTACTACCAGTTCAACGTCGACACCCCGAAGGTCGCCGAGTTGTGGCGCCGGGGATCGGTGGTCTCGTCCTGGTTGCTCGACCTGACCGCCGCGGCGCTGCAGGCCAACCCGACGCTCGACGGTCTGGCCGGCCGTGTCTCGGACTCCGGTGAGGGTCGCTGGACGGTCAAGGCCGCCATCGACATCGGCGTTCCGGTCCCGGTTCTGGCCGCGTCGCTGTTCGAACGGTTCGCCTCCCGGGGCGAGGACCACTTCGCGAACCAGGTGCTGTCGGCCATGCGTCAACAGTTCGGCGGTCACAACGAACTGCCGGCCGGTGACTCCCTCGAGGCGGGCTCGGCCAAGTCGGACCAGGTGCAGGCGAAGAAGGGCTAG
- a CDS encoding MFS transporter, with protein sequence MGLATYLGVLRHGPAAWPFAATVVARLPIAMAPLGMVVLIQHVRGSYGIAGVVTGAFAVGIAIGAPIWGRLMDRLGQARIILPIVLASAALLAALSIGAVQGAGNPALVTLATLAGVTFPPFSAAMRSTWRMVLPDGPDRRAGYALDAVAVESLFVGGPLILSLLVVITPPAVPLLVSAGLLAVGGALYCSTEPARRRPERLAVPGERTASDRPALVSPTLVLILGVSALMSIGFGVIDTSLAATARQVLGHQGELGLLFACIAGASVVGGLVYGARSSQDREHRRLPFALGLFALGLAPVPALISAGRPPLWSLMPLLFLAGLAIAPALIMLQTVVDRAAPSGRHNEAQAWLTTSNTTGGAAGTAVAGVLIDSLGVAASFAAAVLAVVLSCGLAVRARYRLQVPLEYAPA encoded by the coding sequence ATGGGTCTTGCGACGTATCTCGGAGTGCTCCGGCACGGGCCGGCCGCGTGGCCTTTCGCCGCCACCGTCGTCGCCCGGCTGCCCATCGCCATGGCGCCGCTGGGCATGGTGGTGCTGATCCAGCACGTGCGTGGCTCGTACGGCATCGCGGGGGTCGTGACCGGAGCGTTCGCGGTCGGCATCGCGATCGGCGCTCCGATCTGGGGGCGACTGATGGATCGCCTCGGCCAGGCCAGGATCATCCTGCCGATCGTGCTGGCCAGCGCGGCCCTGCTGGCGGCGTTGTCCATCGGGGCGGTGCAGGGCGCCGGCAATCCCGCCCTGGTGACACTCGCGACCCTGGCCGGCGTGACCTTTCCGCCGTTCAGTGCGGCCATGCGGTCGACCTGGCGGATGGTGTTGCCCGACGGCCCGGACCGTCGCGCCGGCTACGCGTTGGACGCGGTGGCCGTCGAATCGTTGTTCGTCGGCGGTCCGTTGATCCTGTCCCTGCTGGTGGTGATCACTCCGCCGGCCGTGCCGCTGCTGGTCAGCGCCGGACTACTGGCCGTTGGTGGCGCCCTGTACTGCTCCACCGAACCGGCCCGACGACGACCGGAACGCCTTGCCGTGCCCGGGGAGCGGACCGCGAGTGACCGGCCCGCACTGGTGTCGCCGACGTTGGTCCTGATCCTGGGGGTCAGTGCCCTGATGTCGATCGGGTTCGGCGTCATCGACACGTCACTGGCCGCGACCGCGCGTCAGGTACTGGGTCACCAAGGTGAGCTCGGACTTCTGTTCGCCTGTATCGCCGGAGCCAGTGTGGTCGGCGGCCTGGTCTACGGGGCACGGTCGAGTCAGGACCGCGAGCACCGACGGTTGCCGTTCGCACTCGGGTTGTTCGCCCTGGGCCTGGCCCCCGTTCCGGCATTGATCTCGGCCGGGCGGCCGCCGCTGTGGAGCCTGATGCCGCTGCTGTTCCTGGCCGGCCTGGCCATCGCCCCGGCGCTGATCATGCTGCAGACCGTCGTCGACCGGGCGGCCCCGTCCGGCCGGCACAACGAAGCGCAGGCCTGGCTGACGACGTCGAACACCACCGGCGGGGCCGCCGGCACCGCCGTGGCCGGCGTGCTGATCGACTCGTTGGGGGTAGCGGCCTCGTTCGCGGCGGCGGTGCTGGCCGTCGTGCTCAGTTGCGGCCTGGCCGTTCGGGCGCGGTACCGGCTGCAGGTGCCGCTGGAGTACGCCCCGGCGTGA
- a CDS encoding MerR family transcriptional regulator codes for MSVSDQLAAGEPEGVSSGAVSIAQASKLLRVPMPTLRSWELRYGIPESDRVSGKHRRYTAAEMHALRLMRDEIARGTRASLAARSVRALLGVEGPAGELIQSVLAASDRSDPKGIRNELSRAADLLGTGPAVDEVLLPAMRQIGQWWQTGRCDVDQEHLTTEAARSWLDKRMAFAPPPVMSNPLILACGPGDLHTIGLEALALLMRENGWPCRVLGARTSTDSLVTSARAAAAAGVVVVAHLPTGRRRALASIAAVHDLRIPVFYAGNAFSTPRSRAQLPGVYLGTRLQDAAALLADHLRS; via the coding sequence ATGAGCGTGTCCGATCAGCTCGCCGCCGGCGAACCCGAAGGGGTGTCCTCCGGCGCCGTGTCGATTGCCCAGGCGTCGAAGTTGCTCCGCGTCCCGATGCCAACGTTGCGGTCGTGGGAACTGCGGTACGGCATTCCCGAGTCGGATCGAGTCTCCGGCAAGCACCGGCGGTACACGGCGGCCGAGATGCACGCCCTCCGACTCATGCGTGACGAGATTGCCCGGGGCACCCGGGCCAGCCTGGCCGCGCGGTCGGTCCGGGCGCTGCTCGGCGTCGAGGGACCGGCCGGCGAGCTGATCCAGAGCGTGCTGGCCGCCTCCGATCGCTCCGACCCCAAAGGGATCCGGAACGAGCTCAGCCGCGCGGCCGACCTGCTCGGCACCGGACCGGCGGTCGACGAGGTGTTGCTGCCGGCGATGCGGCAGATCGGGCAGTGGTGGCAGACCGGGCGGTGTGACGTCGATCAGGAGCATCTCACCACCGAGGCGGCCCGCTCCTGGCTGGACAAGCGGATGGCCTTCGCCCCGCCCCCGGTGATGTCCAATCCGCTGATCCTGGCCTGCGGCCCGGGAGACCTGCACACCATCGGACTCGAGGCGCTGGCCCTGCTGATGCGCGAAAATGGCTGGCCGTGCCGAGTGCTCGGCGCCCGGACGTCCACCGACTCCCTGGTCACCTCGGCGCGGGCGGCCGCGGCCGCGGGCGTGGTGGTGGTCGCCCATCTGCCCACCGGCCGGCGCCGGGCGCTCGCCTCCATCGCCGCCGTGCACGACCTCCGTATACCGGTGTTCTACGCGGGCAACGCGTTCAGCACTCCGCGCAGTCGCGCTCAGCTGCCCGGCGTGTATCTGGGCACCCGTCTCCAGGACGCCGCCGCCCTGCTCGCCGACCACCTCCGATCGTGA
- a CDS encoding S53 family peptidase — MKHARRLGLILMVAVLTVLGTVPATATPPVPGTRATATGTSAPAVDYAPVCTTKPRVGQYACLALRRTNAHVKGLRPSDAPPGFGPAQIQGAYNLPAAPADPRARVFVIDAFGYAGAEADLAAYRAQYGLRPCTTASGCLQILNQDGDPQPPPAGSSGWVQETALDLDMVSATCPYCQITLIQANDDSDNLFLAVQQATTLGAKYVSMSWGGSEFSGQGSYDHQFFAATGVAYVASSGDFGYGDGTSYPASSRNVVGVGGTRLVSDSSTARGWTETTWGAGYGDGTGSGCSAYTPKPAWQQIVAGSTCTNRAINDVSAVADPQTGVAVYVNGAWDIYGGTSAAAPIIASTYALAGTPAAAPASSLYAQSSALNDVTTGVNGNCSAAPLCTAGFGWDGPTGLGTPNGTAAFTAPAESVTMVNPDTQVSTVGAAVNLTVTATASAVGATITYQAVGLPAGLTMSSGGIVTGAPTTLGTSTVRVTATANSATSTAVFTWRVAVAGTFASVGPSRLLDTRSGLGAPKGKVAGPGVVNLKVLGRGGVPLTGVSTVLLNVTVTQESGAGYLTVYAGGTTRPGTSNLNYRANIDSSSLVTAPVGADGTVNLFTNLSTHVVADVFGYYVQGAPSVTGSYKPVTPSRILDSRTGIGAAKQKVVPGTTLSVQIAGRGNLPTSGLSAVVVTATVVNAASSGFITLFPSGSPTKPIRPVASNVNFATGVTMSNMAVVPVGNDGKIQLYMGGGGADVILDVAGYYLKSASPSVSGSFVALTPSRVVDTRTGNGGYSSPLLGGQILPAQITGRGGVPTSGVAAVFLNMLAVSPTAAGYVTVFSDDLSIVPATSNLNFYRGQTVANMSMSQVSSTGVVDMGVVTGGQTDLVADVAGYFRS, encoded by the coding sequence ATGAAGCATGCCCGACGGCTCGGCCTGATCCTCATGGTCGCGGTTCTCACCGTGCTCGGGACGGTGCCCGCGACGGCCACCCCGCCGGTGCCTGGAACCAGAGCCACGGCCACCGGTACGAGTGCTCCGGCCGTGGACTACGCGCCCGTCTGCACCACCAAGCCCAGGGTCGGCCAGTACGCCTGCTTGGCGCTCCGCCGTACCAATGCCCACGTGAAGGGGCTCCGGCCGAGCGACGCGCCACCCGGATTCGGGCCGGCGCAGATCCAGGGGGCCTACAACCTGCCGGCGGCCCCCGCCGACCCGAGGGCCCGCGTCTTCGTCATCGATGCGTTCGGCTACGCCGGGGCCGAGGCCGACCTGGCCGCCTACCGCGCGCAGTACGGCTTGCGCCCCTGCACGACGGCGAGTGGCTGCCTGCAGATCCTCAACCAGGACGGGGACCCCCAACCGCCGCCGGCCGGAAGCTCCGGCTGGGTCCAGGAGACGGCCCTCGACCTGGACATGGTGTCGGCCACCTGCCCGTACTGTCAGATCACCCTGATCCAGGCCAACGACGACTCCGACAACCTGTTCCTGGCGGTCCAGCAGGCCACCACCCTCGGCGCGAAGTACGTCTCGATGAGCTGGGGCGGATCCGAATTCAGCGGCCAGGGGAGCTACGACCACCAGTTCTTCGCCGCGACGGGCGTCGCCTACGTGGCCTCCTCCGGTGACTTCGGCTATGGCGACGGCACCAGCTACCCGGCGTCCTCGCGGAACGTGGTCGGCGTCGGCGGGACCCGATTGGTCTCTGATTCCTCAACTGCCCGGGGATGGACCGAGACGACCTGGGGGGCGGGTTACGGTGACGGCACGGGTTCAGGGTGTTCGGCTTACACCCCGAAGCCGGCCTGGCAGCAGATCGTCGCCGGGTCGACGTGCACCAACCGGGCCATCAACGACGTCTCGGCGGTCGCCGACCCGCAGACCGGCGTCGCCGTGTACGTGAACGGCGCCTGGGACATCTACGGGGGGACCAGCGCCGCGGCGCCGATCATCGCGTCCACCTACGCCTTGGCCGGCACGCCGGCCGCCGCGCCGGCGTCCAGCCTGTACGCCCAGAGCTCCGCCCTCAACGACGTGACGACCGGAGTCAACGGCAACTGCTCCGCCGCCCCGCTGTGCACCGCAGGTTTCGGCTGGGACGGCCCGACGGGGTTGGGCACGCCCAACGGAACCGCGGCGTTCACCGCGCCCGCGGAGTCGGTCACCATGGTCAATCCGGACACCCAGGTCTCGACGGTCGGTGCTGCGGTCAACCTGACGGTCACGGCGACGGCATCGGCGGTGGGGGCGACGATCACCTACCAGGCGGTGGGCCTGCCCGCCGGTCTGACCATGAGCTCGGGCGGCATCGTGACCGGCGCACCGACCACCCTGGGGACGAGCACCGTGCGGGTGACGGCCACGGCGAACTCGGCGACCAGTACGGCGGTCTTCACCTGGCGCGTGGCGGTGGCCGGGACGTTCGCCTCGGTGGGACCGTCCCGGCTCCTGGACACCCGCAGCGGGCTCGGTGCCCCGAAGGGAAAGGTGGCCGGTCCCGGAGTGGTCAACCTCAAGGTGCTCGGACGCGGCGGGGTGCCCCTCACCGGCGTCTCCACCGTGCTGCTCAACGTTACGGTGACCCAGGAGAGCGGGGCCGGATATCTGACGGTCTACGCCGGCGGGACCACCCGGCCGGGAACCTCGAACCTCAACTACCGGGCCAACATCGACAGCTCCAGTCTGGTCACGGCTCCGGTCGGTGCCGACGGCACGGTTAACCTGTTCACGAACCTGTCCACCCACGTGGTGGCCGACGTGTTCGGTTACTACGTCCAGGGAGCGCCCAGCGTCACCGGCAGTTACAAGCCGGTGACGCCGTCGCGGATCCTGGACAGCCGGACCGGCATCGGGGCGGCCAAGCAGAAAGTCGTCCCCGGAACCACGCTCAGTGTTCAGATCGCCGGTCGCGGAAACCTGCCGACGTCCGGCCTGTCCGCCGTGGTCGTGACCGCCACCGTGGTCAACGCCGCGTCGTCCGGGTTCATCACCCTGTTTCCCAGCGGCTCGCCGACCAAGCCGATCCGACCGGTGGCATCGAACGTCAACTTCGCGACCGGCGTGACGATGTCCAACATGGCGGTGGTCCCGGTCGGTAACGACGGGAAGATCCAGCTCTACATGGGCGGTGGCGGTGCCGACGTCATCCTGGACGTCGCCGGGTACTACCTCAAGTCGGCCTCGCCGTCGGTCAGCGGCTCGTTCGTCGCGTTGACCCCGTCGCGGGTGGTGGACACCCGGACCGGCAACGGCGGGTACTCCTCGCCGCTGCTCGGCGGGCAGATCCTGCCGGCGCAGATCACCGGCCGGGGGGGCGTGCCGACCAGCGGGGTCGCGGCCGTCTTCCTCAACATGCTGGCGGTGAGCCCGACGGCCGCCGGCTACGTCACGGTCTTCTCCGATGATCTTTCGATCGTGCCGGCCACGTCCAACTTGAACTTCTACCGAGGTCAGACGGTGGCCAACATGTCGATGAGCCAGGTCAGCTCGACCGGTGTGGTGGACATGGGCGTCGTCACCGGGGGGCAGACGGACCTGGTCGCCGACGTGGCGGGATACTTCCGGTCCTGA
- a CDS encoding alpha-amylase family protein has product MSGRWYKEAVVYCIQVDMFADSDGDGCGDLPGLIGRLDYLSRLGVSCLWLNPVHPSPQRDQGYDVSDYYNVDPRIGDLGDFAELTFQASERGIRIIIDLVVNHTSDQHPWFRSARSSRTSPYRDWYIWSEQEPADRRQGIVFPGEQTETWSWDEEAGEWFFHRFYDFQPDLNWSNPAVRAEIRKVMSFWLQMGVSGFRIDAAPFVLELVNAGQPTTLDFSILDDWRQNVQWRSGEAILLCEANVGPGEIDKYTGSTAEGPNDRAHMLFSFLLNARLWLALARKSAEPIIESLSALPPLQDMAQWASFLRNHDELDLSRLTDEQRSDVFKAFAPKPDMQLYGRGIRRRLAPMLGGNRRRIELAYSLQFSMPGTPVLRYGEEIGMGDDLSLPGRDAIRTPMQWDDGPSGGFSTAVDPLVAPVTMTGAYGARRVNVRALQRDPDSLLRWFEQLISTVRECPEIGVGTWSVLDVPSVPAVLVHRFDAPEGSMVLLHNLGDAPVVVDIGPQEGTDRPWEMFADGPYRRPTAQLRRLELNGLGYRWIRLRHGRSM; this is encoded by the coding sequence ATGTCGGGACGCTGGTACAAGGAAGCGGTCGTCTACTGCATCCAGGTGGACATGTTCGCCGATTCGGACGGGGACGGCTGCGGTGACCTGCCCGGATTGATCGGACGGCTCGACTATCTGTCGCGATTGGGCGTCTCCTGCCTGTGGCTGAACCCGGTGCATCCGTCGCCGCAGCGGGACCAGGGGTACGACGTCAGCGACTACTACAACGTCGATCCGCGGATCGGCGACCTGGGTGATTTCGCCGAGCTCACGTTCCAGGCCAGCGAACGCGGGATCCGGATCATCATCGATCTGGTCGTCAACCACACGTCGGACCAGCACCCGTGGTTCCGCTCGGCCCGGTCCAGCCGGACGTCGCCCTACCGGGACTGGTACATCTGGAGCGAGCAGGAGCCGGCGGATCGGCGTCAGGGCATCGTGTTTCCAGGGGAGCAGACCGAAACCTGGAGCTGGGACGAGGAAGCGGGGGAGTGGTTCTTCCACCGCTTCTACGACTTCCAGCCCGACCTGAACTGGAGCAACCCGGCCGTGCGGGCCGAGATCCGGAAAGTGATGTCCTTCTGGTTGCAGATGGGTGTGTCCGGATTCCGCATCGACGCCGCGCCGTTCGTGCTGGAACTGGTGAACGCCGGGCAGCCCACCACGCTGGACTTCTCGATCCTGGACGACTGGCGGCAGAACGTGCAGTGGCGCTCGGGCGAGGCGATCCTGCTCTGCGAGGCCAACGTCGGCCCGGGGGAGATCGACAAGTACACCGGAAGCACGGCCGAGGGGCCCAATGACCGCGCTCACATGCTGTTCTCCTTCCTGCTCAACGCCCGGCTGTGGCTGGCTCTGGCCCGGAAGAGTGCGGAACCGATCATCGAATCGCTGAGCGCCCTCCCGCCGCTGCAGGACATGGCCCAGTGGGCGTCGTTCCTGCGCAACCACGACGAGCTCGATCTGAGCCGGCTGACCGACGAGCAGCGGAGCGACGTGTTCAAGGCGTTTGCCCCGAAGCCCGACATGCAGCTCTACGGACGCGGGATCCGCCGTCGGCTGGCCCCCATGCTCGGAGGGAATCGCCGCCGGATCGAGCTCGCCTACTCGCTGCAGTTCTCCATGCCGGGCACGCCGGTACTGCGCTACGGCGAGGAGATCGGCATGGGCGACGATCTCTCGTTGCCCGGCCGGGACGCGATCCGAACCCCGATGCAGTGGGACGACGGCCCATCGGGCGGTTTCTCGACGGCGGTGGATCCTCTGGTGGCGCCGGTGACCATGACCGGAGCGTACGGCGCGCGCCGCGTGAACGTCCGTGCGTTGCAACGGGACCCCGATTCGCTGCTGCGCTGGTTCGAGCAGCTGATCTCCACCGTGCGGGAATGCCCGGAGATCGGGGTCGGAACCTGGTCGGTGCTCGACGTGCCGTCCGTGCCCGCGGTTCTGGTGCATCGGTTCGACGCCCCGGAAGGTTCGATGGTGCTGCTGCACAACCTGGGTGACGCGCCGGTGGTGGTGGACATCGGGCCGCAGGAAGGCACCGACCGACCGTGGGAGATGTTCGCCGACGGCCCCTACCGGCGACCGACCGCCCAATTGCGCCGGCTCGAACTCAACGGGCTGGGATACCGCTGGATCCGTCTACGCCACGGCCGCTCGATGTGA